The proteins below come from a single Candidatus Korarchaeota archaeon NZ13-K genomic window:
- a CDS encoding pyruvate kinase (catalyzes the formation of phosphoenolpyruvate from pyruvate), with translation MQRTRIVATIGPSSSQLDVLKGMISEGMSVARLNFSHGTMSEKSEQIDLIRLASSELGARIGIMSDLQ, from the coding sequence ATGCAAAGGACCAGGATAGTGGCCACGATAGGACCCTCATCCTCTCAGCTGGACGTGCTGAAGGGCATGATAAGCGAGGGCATGAGCGTGGCCAGGCTGAACTTCTCCCACGGAACCATGAGCGAGAAGTCGGAGCAGATAGATCTGATAAGGCTGGCCTCAAGCGAGCTGGGGGCGAGGATCGGGATAATGTCGGATCTTCAG